From the Thermococcus sp. M36 genome, the window TCCCGCAAGTACTCAGTGAGGATGAGTACCGCTCTATAATTGGGAGCTAACGGAAACCTTTTATTCTTTATCCACCTTTTCTTATTCAGTGCTTCAATAGACAACCAGCGTGATAACCATGGTACAGAGCATCGAAGAGCTTGTGGCAATCGGGGAAGCCCTTGGGAATCCGGTACGGGTTAAGATACTCAAGATGCTCTGCGAAAAGGAGTGGTACGTCTACGAGCTGGCAAAAGAGCTTGGCATTTCCAGGCAGTTGCTGTACCTTCACCTTAAGAAACTTGAGAAAGCTGGCCTTGTCGAGAGTGAACTCCGTCTTGAGCCCGGCGATCCAAGGGCAAAGAAGTACTACCGGGCAAAGCAGTTCAGAATCGTTTTGGATAACGAAGTGATAAAGAACCTGGTGGAGGGTTGAAAAATGCCGTGGGGAGGTGAGCCGATGCAGACTCCGAGCGGATGGATAAGCATAATCCTCGGTCTGATAATCCTTGTGGTACTGATATTCGCCTTCTATCAGATTAACAAGACGCTCAATGACTTTAAGGTCGAGATCGAGCGCCTTAAGAACGCCCTTGAGGAGACGAGAAAGAACACCGAGGAAATAAGGAAGAAGCTTGAGGAAGTTTAACCTCTCAACAGCTCAAGTTCCT encodes:
- a CDS encoding winged helix-turn-helix domain-containing protein, which gives rise to MVQSIEELVAIGEALGNPVRVKILKMLCEKEWYVYELAKELGISRQLLYLHLKKLEKAGLVESELRLEPGDPRAKKYYRAKQFRIVLDNEVIKNLVEG